One segment of Candidatus Polarisedimenticolia bacterium DNA contains the following:
- a CDS encoding cupin, producing the protein MSDPEVILKRFETPDEVRDMVKGRFEIVRLGGMTIGRATYEPGWKWSEHVGPSLGATHCDVEHVGLVVRGTAAVAFADGRVIELRQGMLFHVPAEPHDSWVVGDEPYVSLHFLGADHYAK; encoded by the coding sequence ATGAGCGATCCCGAGGTCATTCTGAAGCGCTTCGAGACGCCGGACGAAGTCCGGGACATGGTGAAGGGACGCTTCGAGATCGTGCGGCTCGGCGGCATGACGATTGGGCGGGCGACCTACGAGCCAGGCTGGAAATGGTCGGAGCACGTCGGGCCATCGTTGGGCGCGACGCACTGCGACGTGGAGCATGTCGGCCTGGTGGTCCGCGGCACGGCTGCCGTCGCTTTCGCCGACGGCCGGGTCATCGAGCTGCGGCAGGGGATGCTGTTCCACGTGCCGGCGGAGCCGCACGACAGCTGGGTCGTCGGAGATGAGCCGTACGTCTCGCTGCATTTTCTGGGAGCCGATCACTACGCCAAGTGA
- a CDS encoding VOC family protein → MSNSPPIDPGVDIGHVHLKVADLDRALAFYCGVLGFQLTQKMGPGAAFVSAGGYHHHIALNAWESRGGSPPPPGTTGLYHVAIRYPDRRTLADALVRLEQAGIPLEGVADHGVSESLYLRDPDGNGVELYRDRPREEWPRTRDGGLAMVTDPLDLRGLRAEATRT, encoded by the coding sequence ATGAGTAACTCGCCTCCCATCGATCCGGGCGTCGACATCGGCCACGTTCACCTCAAGGTGGCCGACCTGGACCGGGCGCTGGCCTTCTACTGCGGAGTCCTCGGCTTCCAGCTGACCCAGAAAATGGGGCCCGGCGCCGCCTTCGTGAGCGCCGGCGGGTACCATCACCACATCGCCCTCAACGCCTGGGAGAGCCGGGGCGGCTCGCCTCCGCCTCCCGGCACGACGGGGCTCTATCATGTCGCCATCCGCTATCCCGATCGCCGCACCCTGGCCGACGCCCTCGTCCGTCTGGAGCAGGCCGGCATCCCCCTGGAGGGGGTCGCGGACCACGGTGTGAGCGAGTCGCTCTACCTGCGCGACCCCGACGGCAACGGGGTCGAGCTCTATCGCGACCGCCCTCGCGAGGAATGGCCCCGCACGCGTGACGGGGGGCTCGCCATGGTCACCGACCCTCTCGATTTGCGCGGGCTGCGAGCCGAGGCGACCCGGACTTAG